One stretch of Lysobacter sp. TY2-98 DNA includes these proteins:
- the tsaD gene encoding tRNA (adenosine(37)-N6)-threonylcarbamoyltransferase complex transferase subunit TsaD — MKVLGIETSCDETGVAVYDTVDGLRAHAVYSQIALHAQYGGVVPELASRDHVRKTLPLIRQTLADAGLSTADLDGVAYTAGPGLVGALLVGAGVARALAWSLDVPAIAVHHMEGHLLAPLIEDAEQRAALHAGRPPEPFVALLVSGGHTQLVGVDGIGRYRLLGETLDDAAGEAFDKTAKLMGLPYPGGPQLAAIAEHGRPGAFKFARPMTDRPGLDFSFSGLKTQVLLAWRASDQTDATRADIARAFEDAVVDTLAIKCARALDATGFRRLVVSGGVGANRRLRDKLRELAAQRCAAVGFPPPVLCTDNGAMIAFAGALRLQAGQHADLGVHVTPRWDMSTLPPVEFATA, encoded by the coding sequence TTGAAAGTCCTGGGAATCGAGACCAGCTGTGACGAGACCGGCGTGGCCGTCTACGACACCGTCGACGGCCTGCGTGCCCACGCCGTCTACAGCCAGATCGCCCTGCATGCGCAGTACGGTGGGGTCGTGCCCGAGCTCGCCAGCCGCGACCACGTGCGCAAGACGCTGCCGCTGATCCGCCAGACGCTCGCCGACGCCGGCCTGTCCACCGCCGACCTCGACGGCGTCGCCTATACCGCCGGCCCGGGCCTGGTCGGCGCCCTGCTGGTCGGCGCCGGCGTGGCGCGGGCACTGGCCTGGTCGCTGGACGTGCCGGCCATCGCCGTCCACCACATGGAGGGCCACCTGCTCGCTCCGTTGATCGAGGACGCCGAGCAGCGCGCCGCCCTGCACGCCGGTCGGCCGCCCGAACCCTTCGTCGCGCTGCTGGTGTCCGGCGGGCATACCCAGCTGGTGGGCGTTGACGGCATCGGCCGCTACCGCCTGCTGGGCGAGACGCTGGACGACGCCGCCGGCGAGGCCTTCGACAAGACCGCCAAGCTGATGGGCCTGCCCTACCCCGGCGGCCCCCAGCTGGCGGCGATCGCCGAACACGGCCGCCCCGGCGCCTTCAAGTTCGCGCGCCCCATGACCGACCGTCCCGGCCTCGATTTCAGCTTCAGCGGTCTCAAGACGCAGGTGCTGCTGGCGTGGCGCGCCTCCGACCAGACCGATGCCACCCGCGCCGACATCGCCCGTGCCTTCGAGGACGCCGTGGTCGACACGCTGGCGATCAAGTGCGCGCGGGCGCTCGATGCGACCGGCTTCCGCCGCCTCGTCGTCTCCGGTGGCGTCGGCGCGAACCGGCGCCTGCGCGACAAGCTGCGCGAGCTCGCGGCCCAACGCTGCGCGGCGGTGGGCTTCCCGCCGCCGGTGCTGTGCACGGACAACGGCGCAATGATCGCGTTCGCCGGCGCACTGCGCCTGCAGGCCGGGCAGCACGCCGACCTCGGCGTGCACGTGACGCCGCGCTGGGACATGTCGACGCTGCCCCCGGTCGAGTTCGCGACCGCGTGA
- the mltB gene encoding lytic murein transglycosylase B, giving the protein MTTNRPYLRSLTAALALTVASCAVPPKPATPPPTPVATTPPVPAPLPPRVPFEAARARFVQDTAKQYGIDPAYIQSVLASAQIRDSIIAAMSRPAEAKPWRDYRPIFLTDARINGGRQFLADNRADLASAEARFGVPAEIITAIIGVETSYGANKGSYPVVDALYTLAFAYPRTGDPAKAAREEQREQFFRGELAQLFALGKETGFDITQLKGSYAGAMGWGQFMPSSYRDYAVDADGDGRRDLFDSKADVFASIANYFAKKGGWVRGGAVAVRATHDPAAQTFEPEALDPIYTITDLKARGYQPLAPVPPTATGVPLRFDGVSGPEYWLGFRNFYAITRYNISKHYAMAVYQLAESIAGRDIPPLPAAATDTPPAP; this is encoded by the coding sequence ATGACGACGAATCGCCCGTATCTGCGCTCGCTCACCGCCGCTCTCGCGCTCACCGTCGCCTCGTGCGCCGTGCCGCCGAAGCCGGCGACTCCGCCGCCAACGCCGGTCGCCACCACACCGCCGGTTCCCGCCCCGCTGCCGCCGCGCGTGCCATTCGAAGCCGCACGCGCCAGGTTCGTGCAGGACACCGCGAAGCAGTACGGCATCGATCCGGCGTACATCCAGTCCGTACTGGCGAGCGCGCAGATCCGCGATTCGATCATCGCCGCGATGTCCCGCCCGGCCGAAGCCAAGCCGTGGCGCGACTACCGTCCGATCTTCCTGACCGACGCCCGCATCAATGGCGGCCGCCAGTTCCTCGCCGACAACCGGGCCGATCTCGCCAGCGCCGAGGCGCGCTTCGGCGTGCCGGCCGAGATCATCACCGCGATCATCGGCGTCGAAACCAGCTACGGCGCGAACAAGGGCAGCTATCCGGTCGTGGATGCGCTGTACACGCTGGCGTTCGCGTATCCGCGCACTGGCGATCCCGCCAAGGCCGCGCGCGAGGAGCAGCGCGAGCAGTTCTTCCGCGGTGAGCTCGCGCAGCTGTTCGCGCTCGGCAAGGAAACCGGCTTCGACATCACCCAGCTCAAGGGCAGCTATGCCGGTGCGATGGGCTGGGGCCAGTTCATGCCGTCGAGCTATCGCGACTATGCGGTCGATGCCGACGGCGACGGCCGCCGCGACCTGTTCGACAGCAAGGCCGACGTGTTCGCCTCGATCGCCAACTACTTCGCGAAGAAGGGCGGCTGGGTGCGCGGCGGCGCGGTGGCGGTGCGCGCGACGCACGATCCCGCGGCGCAGACGTTCGAACCTGAGGCGCTCGATCCGATCTACACGATCACCGACCTGAAGGCGCGCGGTTACCAGCCGCTGGCGCCCGTGCCGCCGACGGCGACCGGCGTGCCGCTTCGCTTCGACGGCGTGAGCGGCCCCGAGTACTGGCTCGGCTTCCGCAACTTCTACGCGATCACCCGCTACAACATCTCCAAGCATTACGCGATGGCGGTGTACCAGCTGGCCGAATCGATCGCCGGCCGCGACATCCCGCCGCTTCCTGCCGCCGCTACGGACACGCCCCCGGCCCCATGA
- the folK gene encoding 2-amino-4-hydroxy-6-hydroxymethyldihydropteridine diphosphokinase, with protein MSGRAYLSLGSNVAPAAHLRAAIDALQARFGDVVVSPVYRTPAVGFDGPAFLNAAAMIDSDLEPQALNDWLHALEDAHGRDRSGPRFSDRTLDIDIVLFDDRVLSGDGHLRIPRPELEHAFVLRPLADIAPDVVVPGTARTLAQLWAAHAEWGTPGDVVALT; from the coding sequence ATGAGCGGTCGCGCCTATCTGAGCCTGGGCAGCAACGTCGCGCCCGCGGCGCATCTGCGCGCGGCCATCGATGCGCTGCAGGCGCGCTTTGGCGACGTCGTCGTGTCGCCGGTCTATCGCACACCCGCGGTCGGGTTCGACGGGCCGGCGTTCCTCAATGCCGCCGCGATGATCGATAGCGATCTGGAACCCCAGGCGCTCAACGACTGGCTGCACGCACTCGAAGACGCGCACGGTCGTGATCGCAGCGGCCCGCGCTTTTCCGATCGCACACTCGACATCGACATCGTGCTGTTCGACGACCGCGTGCTGAGCGGCGACGGTCATCTGCGCATTCCACGCCCCGAACTCGAGCACGCGTTCGTGCTGCGCCCGCTCGCCGACATCGCACCCGACGTCGTCGTGCCCGGCACGGCCCGCACCCTCGCGCAGTTGTGGGCGGCGCATGCCGAATGGGGCACGCCGGGCGACGTCGTTGCGCTGACGTAG
- a CDS encoding DNA-3-methyladenine glycosylase — MNTPSPARRGRTLPAAFYRRDPRIVGPELLNKVLVREDGRRGRIVEVEAYCGAEDAAAHSYRGPTPRTATMFGPPGRLYVYFTYGMHWCCNPVCGDVGEGVAVLLRALEPLDGLPLMRAARPAAKSDRDLCRGPARLCQAFDITGAEDGADLVSGRGGLRIVDDGTLPPESPVTGRRIGIRHAVAAPWRWYVPCNSFVSKA; from the coding sequence GTGAATACACCGTCGCCCGCCCGGCGCGGCCGCACGTTACCGGCCGCGTTCTATCGCCGCGATCCGCGGATCGTCGGCCCCGAGCTGCTCAACAAAGTGCTGGTGCGTGAAGACGGCCGGCGCGGGCGCATCGTCGAGGTCGAAGCGTACTGCGGTGCGGAGGACGCGGCCGCGCACAGCTACCGCGGGCCGACACCGCGCACCGCCACCATGTTCGGTCCGCCCGGACGGTTGTATGTCTACTTCACCTACGGCATGCACTGGTGCTGCAACCCGGTCTGCGGCGACGTCGGCGAAGGCGTTGCCGTCCTGCTGCGCGCGCTCGAGCCGCTCGATGGGCTGCCGCTGATGCGCGCCGCACGACCCGCTGCGAAGTCCGACCGTGATCTCTGCCGCGGACCGGCGCGCCTGTGCCAAGCCTTCGACATCACGGGTGCCGAGGACGGCGCAGACCTCGTCAGCGGACGCGGCGGACTGCGAATCGTGGACGACGGCACACTTCCGCCCGAATCGCCCGTAACCGGCCGACGCATCGGCATCCGTCACGCAGTGGCTGCACCCTGGCGATGGTACGTTCCTTGCAATTCGTTCGTTTCGAAAGCCTGA
- the rpsU gene encoding 30S ribosomal protein S21 yields MPSVKVRENEPFEFALRRFKRTCEKAGVLAETRKREFYEKPTQERKRKAAAAVKRQARRSSRDVTKRQRMY; encoded by the coding sequence ATGCCGAGCGTCAAAGTCCGCGAAAACGAGCCCTTCGAGTTTGCCCTGCGCCGTTTCAAGCGCACCTGCGAGAAGGCCGGCGTGCTCGCCGAGACCCGCAAGCGCGAGTTCTACGAGAAGCCGACGCAGGAGCGCAAGCGCAAGGCGGCTGCGGCCGTGAAGCGTCAGGCCCGTCGCTCGTCGCGCGACGTGACCAAGCGCCAGCGCATGTACTGA
- a CDS encoding CsgG/HfaB family protein produces MTVRTTTLFAALALAALPAVAANVDDVRKQQTAQIPTCARPLGTISVLEPEDATNWWTGQQLEAPSKLIKLFVAKSRCFTLVDRGAGMNAAMRERDLASSGELRNRSNIGKGQIKAADYVMVPDLVNANNNASGANIGGLLGGLVGGRAGAAIGGLNFKSKTANVVLTVTDVRSSEQVAMAEGNAKKTDLGWSGNGVLFGSSGLGGLGAGGYANTEVGQVITLAYLQAYNDVVSQLGGLPANASAANATQAVTVAKPARLFSDPAGKGKVVRGLDVGMMLYPTGQKQGAMWEVEDEFGNKGWVSSMLLEMSK; encoded by the coding sequence ATGACCGTACGGACCACCACCCTTTTCGCCGCCCTTGCGCTCGCCGCACTGCCCGCCGTCGCGGCCAACGTCGACGACGTCCGCAAGCAGCAGACCGCCCAGATCCCGACCTGCGCGCGTCCGCTCGGCACGATCTCGGTGTTGGAGCCGGAAGACGCGACCAACTGGTGGACCGGCCAGCAGCTCGAAGCACCCAGCAAGCTGATCAAGCTGTTCGTCGCCAAGTCGCGCTGCTTCACGCTGGTCGACCGCGGCGCCGGCATGAACGCGGCGATGCGCGAACGCGACCTCGCCTCGAGCGGTGAGCTGCGCAACCGTTCGAACATCGGCAAGGGCCAGATCAAGGCCGCCGACTACGTGATGGTTCCGGACCTCGTCAACGCGAACAACAACGCCAGCGGCGCGAATATCGGTGGCCTGCTGGGTGGGCTCGTCGGCGGCCGCGCCGGTGCGGCGATCGGCGGGCTGAACTTCAAGAGCAAGACGGCGAACGTCGTGCTGACCGTCACCGATGTGCGCTCCTCCGAGCAGGTCGCGATGGCCGAAGGCAATGCCAAGAAGACCGACCTGGGCTGGTCCGGCAACGGCGTGCTGTTCGGCAGCTCGGGCCTCGGCGGCCTCGGCGCGGGCGGCTACGCGAACACCGAAGTCGGCCAAGTAATCACGCTGGCCTACCTGCAGGCTTACAACGACGTGGTGTCGCAACTCGGCGGCCTGCCGGCCAATGCCAGCGCCGCCAACGCCACGCAGGCGGTGACCGTCGCCAAGCCGGCGCGCCTCTTCAGCGATCCGGCCGGCAAGGGCAAGGTCGTCCGCGGCCTCGACGTCGGCATGATGCTGTATCCCACCGGCCAGAAACAGGGCGCGATGTGGGAGGTCGAGGACGAATTCGGCAACAAGGGCTGGGTGTCGTCGATGCTGCTGGAGATGTCGAAGTAA
- the folB gene encoding dihydroneopterin aldolase yields MDHVFIEGLEIETLIGIYDWERRIRQPLLFDLEMAFDNRVPAAHDDIAHTLDYKAISTRIRDYVSESGFGLVETLAERVAELVLAEFPVQRLKLKLSKPGAVRGARAVGVMIERSRAA; encoded by the coding sequence ATGGACCACGTCTTCATCGAAGGCCTCGAAATCGAGACGCTGATCGGCATCTACGACTGGGAACGCCGCATCCGCCAGCCGTTGCTGTTCGATCTCGAGATGGCCTTCGACAATCGCGTGCCTGCCGCCCACGACGACATCGCGCATACGCTCGACTACAAGGCCATCAGCACGCGCATCCGCGACTACGTGTCGGAGTCCGGCTTCGGCCTCGTCGAAACGCTGGCCGAACGCGTCGCCGAACTGGTGCTCGCCGAATTCCCGGTGCAACGCCTGAAATTGAAACTGAGCAAGCCCGGCGCGGTGCGCGGCGCGCGCGCGGTCGGCGTCATGATCGAGCGCTCGCGCGCGGCATGA
- a CDS encoding septal ring lytic transglycosylase RlpA family protein, producing MKKLVVVLLCAGLAACASAPPPKPAASSAAIVHAPSPVGHDCSWYQPAEEDLSKRGDYVAGGLYRPDEKDRVPGAIPDIDCIPEPQVVALPRSKLGNKPVYSVLDREYRVLDDTHGFVEEGLASYYGEKFHGRRTSNWEVYDMYAFSAAHKTLPIPSFARVTNLVNGRSVVVRVNDRGPFHEGRVMDLSLAAAVKLGIYPAGTGRVRVEALQPGDTATGTTFASTTTSPIAPSLPPPTPTALDVATRDYRYATSTTGTAADSQRFDAWMKERGIHVATGKPTVIASTDAKTGGRTAAASVSTPAAPRDAAPSIDSPAVTPPVATAPAPIKPAPALDTADAITLQVASFSTRDNADRALAALRGAGIADARLFDAVAKGQPIWRLRVGPLPASAEAELAARLRGLGFAAQRVHD from the coding sequence ATGAAGAAGCTCGTCGTCGTGCTGCTCTGCGCAGGCCTCGCCGCCTGCGCGAGCGCTCCGCCGCCCAAACCGGCGGCATCGAGCGCCGCGATCGTCCACGCGCCTTCGCCGGTCGGGCACGACTGCAGCTGGTACCAGCCCGCCGAAGAGGATCTGAGCAAGCGCGGTGACTACGTCGCCGGCGGCCTGTACCGCCCGGACGAGAAGGACCGCGTGCCCGGCGCGATTCCCGACATCGACTGCATCCCGGAGCCGCAAGTCGTCGCGCTGCCGCGTTCGAAGCTCGGCAACAAGCCGGTGTACTCGGTGCTCGACAGGGAATACCGCGTGCTCGACGACACCCACGGGTTCGTCGAGGAGGGCCTGGCGTCTTACTACGGCGAGAAGTTCCACGGCCGCCGCACGTCGAACTGGGAGGTGTACGACATGTACGCCTTCAGCGCCGCGCACAAGACGCTGCCGATTCCGAGCTTCGCGCGCGTTACGAACCTGGTGAATGGCCGTTCGGTGGTGGTGCGCGTCAATGATCGCGGCCCGTTCCACGAGGGGCGCGTGATGGACCTGAGCCTCGCTGCCGCGGTGAAACTCGGCATCTACCCGGCCGGTACCGGGCGTGTGCGTGTCGAGGCGCTGCAGCCGGGCGACACCGCGACCGGCACGACGTTCGCGTCGACCACGACGTCGCCGATCGCGCCGTCCCTGCCACCGCCCACACCGACCGCGCTCGACGTGGCGACGCGCGATTACCGCTATGCGACGTCGACCACCGGCACCGCGGCGGACAGCCAGCGGTTCGATGCGTGGATGAAGGAGCGCGGCATCCATGTCGCGACCGGCAAGCCGACGGTGATCGCATCGACGGACGCGAAGACTGGTGGGCGTACGGCGGCCGCTTCGGTGTCGACGCCTGCCGCACCGCGTGACGCCGCGCCGTCGATCGATTCGCCTGCAGTGACACCTCCTGTCGCGACCGCCCCTGCGCCCATCAAGCCTGCACCCGCGCTCGACACCGCCGACGCGATCACCCTGCAGGTCGCCAGTTTCTCCACCCGCGACAACGCCGATCGCGCCCTCGCCGCCCTGCGCGGCGCGGGCATCGCCGACGCGCGCCTGTTCGACGCCGTCGCCAAGGGCCAGCCGATCTGGCGCCTGCGCGTCGGCCCGCTGCCGGCCTCCGCCGAGGCGGAACTCGCCGCGCGTCTGCGCGGTCTAGGCTTCGCCGCGCAACGCGTCCACGACTGA
- a CDS encoding pteridine reductase has protein sequence MQATTQGGARPVVLVTGAARRIGAAIARCLHAAGCDVALHYRGSRDAALALADELERARPQSVLPLQAELAAFDRLPELVARTIGCFGRLDGLVNNASTFRQTPFGSVAPSDWDALFASNARAPFFLAQAAAPHLRATHGAIVNIIDIYAERPLPQHSVYCMAKAALQMATKALALELGPEVRVNAVAPGAILWPEDGGDTAARDAMLARTPLGRTGTPEEIAEAVRWLLFDAHYCTGHVLAVDGGRTLAG, from the coding sequence ATGCAGGCGACGACGCAGGGCGGTGCACGCCCGGTGGTGCTGGTGACGGGCGCGGCGCGGCGCATCGGTGCGGCCATTGCGCGGTGCCTGCACGCCGCCGGGTGCGACGTCGCGCTGCACTACCGCGGCTCCCGCGATGCAGCGCTCGCGCTCGCCGACGAACTCGAGCGCGCGAGGCCGCAGTCCGTGCTGCCGCTGCAGGCCGAGCTGGCCGCCTTCGATCGTCTGCCCGAACTCGTGGCGAGGACGATCGGGTGCTTCGGTCGCCTCGACGGCCTCGTCAACAACGCCTCGACCTTCCGCCAGACGCCGTTCGGCAGCGTGGCGCCCTCCGACTGGGACGCACTCTTCGCCTCGAACGCACGCGCGCCGTTCTTCCTCGCGCAGGCCGCGGCGCCGCACCTGCGCGCCACGCACGGCGCGATCGTCAACATCATCGACATCTACGCCGAACGCCCGCTGCCGCAGCACAGCGTCTACTGCATGGCTAAGGCCGCCCTGCAGATGGCGACGAAGGCGCTCGCGCTCGAGCTTGGTCCCGAGGTGCGCGTGAATGCCGTGGCACCCGGCGCGATCCTGTGGCCGGAGGATGGCGGCGACACCGCCGCGCGCGACGCCATGCTCGCGCGCACGCCGCTCGGCCGCACCGGGACGCCGGAGGAAATCGCCGAAGCCGTGCGCTGGCTGCTGTTCGATGCGCATTACTGCACCGGCCACGTGCTGGCGGTCGACGGTGGACGCACGCTCGCCGGCTGA
- a CDS encoding SAM-dependent methyltransferase — MPIDPAARAASELPLPDEAARAHSTALARHIDAEIAANGGAIPFSRFMELALYAPGLGYYSAGATKFGEAGDFVTAPELGPVFAACVGDAVAPVLQQLGTSALMFELGGGTGAFAQVALMRLMELDALPARYLILEPSAQLRERQRARLFERLHPMLFELVEWVDGPVPHDWNGVLFANEVIDALPTPRFSIRGSEVMEQYVAVEDGHFVTQWRPADSMLLQAVRHVERRIGRALPDGYVSEVLPQLPYWIQAVAGGMKRGAMLFVDYGYARSEYYAADRRDGTLRAFYRHRMHDDAFAWPGLQDLTASVDFTALAEAGVAAGFDFAGYCSQASFLLGNGLAGVLSRIEHLEDDAERLRRTSEVKRLTLPTEMGERFQAMGFSKDVEFGAAFLAGDLSHRL; from the coding sequence ATGCCGATCGATCCCGCTGCGCGCGCCGCGTCCGAGCTGCCCCTGCCCGACGAGGCCGCGCGTGCGCACAGCACCGCGCTGGCGCGGCATATCGATGCGGAGATCGCGGCGAACGGCGGTGCGATTCCGTTCTCGCGCTTCATGGAGCTCGCGCTGTACGCACCGGGTCTCGGCTACTACAGCGCCGGTGCGACGAAGTTTGGCGAAGCCGGCGATTTCGTGACCGCACCCGAACTGGGCCCGGTGTTCGCGGCCTGCGTCGGGGATGCGGTCGCCCCCGTGCTGCAGCAGCTGGGAACGAGTGCCCTCATGTTCGAGCTCGGCGGCGGCACCGGCGCATTCGCGCAGGTCGCACTGATGCGGTTGATGGAACTGGACGCACTGCCGGCGCGTTACCTCATCCTCGAGCCTTCGGCGCAACTACGCGAACGCCAGCGCGCGCGCCTGTTCGAACGCCTGCATCCGATGCTGTTCGAACTCGTCGAATGGGTCGACGGCCCGGTGCCGCATGACTGGAACGGCGTGCTGTTCGCCAATGAAGTCATCGACGCGCTGCCGACGCCGCGTTTCTCCATCCGCGGCAGCGAGGTCATGGAGCAGTACGTCGCAGTGGAAGACGGACATTTCGTCACCCAATGGCGCCCTGCGGATTCGATGCTGTTGCAGGCGGTGCGCCATGTCGAGCGTCGCATCGGGCGCGCACTGCCCGACGGCTACGTCTCCGAGGTGCTGCCGCAGTTGCCGTACTGGATCCAGGCGGTCGCCGGCGGCATGAAGCGCGGCGCGATGCTGTTCGTCGACTACGGCTATGCGCGCAGCGAGTACTACGCCGCCGATCGCCGCGACGGCACGCTGCGCGCGTTCTATCGGCATCGCATGCACGACGATGCGTTCGCCTGGCCGGGGCTGCAGGACCTCACCGCGTCGGTCGACTTCACTGCGCTGGCGGAAGCCGGCGTGGCCGCGGGGTTCGACTTCGCCGGTTATTGCTCGCAGGCGAGCTTCCTGCTCGGCAACGGGCTGGCGGGCGTGCTCTCGCGCATCGAACATCTCGAGGACGACGCCGAACGCCTGCGTCGCACGAGCGAGGTCAAGCGCCTCACGCTGCCGACCGAGATGGGCGAGCGTTTCCAGGCGATGGGCTTCTCGAAGGACGTCGAATTCGGTGCCGCCTTCCTCGCGGGCGACCTGAGCCACCGCCTGTGA
- a CDS encoding VanZ family protein: protein MRRRGAVALWIAMFIAITVGSLLPAHDLPPPAFDGMDKLEHALGYAVLAGYGTWLFPTRGLRVLIGVVLFGVAIEVAQGVFTTSRSADPLDAIADALGAVIAQIAVRRGAR, encoded by the coding sequence ATGCGACGTCGTGGCGCGGTCGCGCTGTGGATCGCGATGTTCATTGCGATCACCGTCGGCTCGCTGCTGCCCGCACACGACCTGCCTCCGCCGGCGTTCGACGGCATGGACAAGCTCGAGCATGCGCTCGGCTATGCGGTGCTGGCCGGATACGGCACGTGGCTGTTTCCGACGCGTGGCCTGCGCGTGCTGATCGGCGTGGTGCTGTTCGGTGTCGCGATCGAAGTTGCGCAGGGCGTGTTCACGACATCGCGTTCGGCCGATCCGCTCGATGCGATCGCCGACGCGCTCGGTGCGGTGATCGCACAGATCGCCGTGCGCCGCGGCGCGCGCTGA
- a CDS encoding D-alanyl-D-alanine carboxypeptidase family protein, with amino-acid sequence MKSPARLAGLLAAGLTLTLGLAVAQTGPVPNNQPPPAIDELPVPPPPTVQAKAWILIDYASGNVLAGENYDTQVEPASITKVMTSYVVAAELKAGKVKRDDPVMMTENAWRKGGAGTEGSYSGFEVNKTAPLIEMEKGMVVQSGNDAAIALAEHIAGSEDAFASLMNAYAKRIGLKHTHWMNPDGLPAEGHYTTAHDLALLGRALIHDFPESYSLNKIKEYTVGPITQSNRNRLLWRDATVDGIKTGHTATAGFCLMASAQRGDQRLISVVMGEPSDDQRINDSQALLNWGFRFFETHKLYDANKPISTQRVWKGAENEVRLGLTEPMMVTLPRGRYQQLKPVMDVPKQIVGPIAKGQKIGTVRVMLGNKVLAQRPLVALDAVEEAGFFKRLWHELLMWWNS; translated from the coding sequence ATGAAGTCCCCCGCCCGCCTCGCCGGCCTGCTCGCCGCCGGTCTCACCCTGACGCTCGGCCTCGCCGTCGCCCAGACCGGTCCTGTTCCGAACAACCAGCCGCCGCCGGCCATCGACGAACTCCCCGTCCCGCCGCCGCCGACCGTGCAGGCCAAGGCCTGGATCCTGATCGACTACGCCAGCGGCAACGTGCTCGCGGGCGAGAACTACGACACGCAGGTCGAGCCGGCGAGCATCACCAAGGTGATGACGAGCTACGTCGTCGCCGCCGAACTCAAGGCCGGCAAGGTCAAGCGCGACGATCCGGTCATGATGACCGAGAACGCCTGGCGCAAAGGCGGCGCCGGCACCGAAGGCTCGTACTCCGGCTTCGAGGTCAACAAGACCGCGCCGCTGATCGAGATGGAAAAGGGCATGGTGGTCCAGTCGGGCAACGACGCCGCCATCGCGCTCGCCGAGCACATCGCCGGCAGCGAGGACGCGTTCGCGTCGCTGATGAACGCCTACGCCAAGCGCATCGGCCTCAAGCACACGCACTGGATGAATCCGGACGGCCTGCCGGCCGAAGGCCACTACACGACGGCGCACGATCTCGCGCTGCTCGGCCGCGCGCTGATCCACGACTTCCCGGAGTCGTATTCGCTCAACAAGATCAAGGAATACACGGTCGGACCGATCACGCAGAGCAACCGCAACCGCCTGCTGTGGCGCGACGCGACCGTCGACGGCATCAAGACCGGCCACACCGCGACTGCCGGCTTCTGCCTGATGGCGTCGGCGCAGCGTGGCGACCAGCGCCTGATCTCGGTCGTCATGGGCGAACCGTCGGACGACCAGCGCATCAACGATTCGCAGGCGCTGCTCAACTGGGGCTTCCGCTTCTTCGAGACGCACAAGCTCTACGACGCGAACAAGCCGATCTCAACGCAGCGCGTGTGGAAGGGCGCGGAGAACGAAGTGCGCCTGGGCCTCACTGAGCCGATGATGGTTACGCTGCCGCGCGGCCGCTACCAGCAGCTCAAGCCGGTGATGGACGTGCCGAAGCAGATCGTCGGCCCGATCGCGAAGGGTCAGAAGATCGGCACCGTGCGCGTGATGCTCGGCAACAAGGTGCTCGCGCAGCGTCCGCTGGTCGCGCTCGATGCGGTCGAGGAAGCCGGCTTCTTCAAGCGCCTCTGGCACGAGCTTCTGATGTGGTGGAACTCGTAA
- a CDS encoding HAD family hydrolase: MALRMIGFDGDDTLWRSEDYFAQAQQTFEAIVAPYVELRGDALHERLYAVEKRNIAVFGYGVKGMALSMIETAIEITDARIAAADIHRIVQLAQSMLRHPVELLPGIREAVERVAARWPVVLITKGDLFHQEAKVRESGLADLFHRIEIVSEKDVATYARLLEEFGIDGADFAMVGNAMRSDIAPVIELGGHGVHIPYHLTWVHEREAQLADPSRLRTLENANALYDVLDEIERRMTATGT, from the coding sequence ATGGCACTCAGGATGATCGGCTTCGACGGCGACGACACGCTGTGGCGGAGCGAAGACTATTTCGCGCAAGCGCAGCAGACGTTCGAAGCGATCGTCGCGCCCTACGTCGAACTGCGCGGCGACGCGCTGCACGAACGCCTCTATGCGGTCGAGAAGCGCAACATCGCCGTGTTCGGCTACGGCGTGAAAGGCATGGCGCTGTCGATGATCGAGACCGCCATCGAGATCACCGACGCACGCATCGCCGCCGCCGATATCCACCGCATCGTGCAGCTCGCGCAGTCGATGCTGCGGCATCCGGTCGAGTTGCTCCCCGGCATCCGCGAAGCGGTGGAGCGCGTGGCCGCACGCTGGCCCGTCGTGCTCATCACCAAGGGCGACCTGTTCCATCAGGAAGCGAAGGTGCGTGAGTCGGGGCTGGCGGATCTCTTCCACCGCATCGAGATCGTCAGCGAGAAGGACGTCGCCACCTATGCGCGCTTACTCGAGGAGTTCGGCATCGACGGCGCCGACTTCGCGATGGTCGGCAATGCGATGCGATCGGACATCGCGCCGGTCATCGAACTTGGTGGCCACGGCGTGCACATCCCGTATCACCTGACGTGGGTGCACGAGCGCGAAGCGCAGCTCGCCGATCCGTCACGTCTGCGCACGCTCGAAAACGCGAACGCCCTGTACGACGTTCTCGACGAGATCGAACGCCGCATGACCGCAACGGGAACGTGA